The following coding sequences are from one Devosia neptuniae window:
- a CDS encoding polyamine ABC transporter substrate-binding protein: MNKTLALALGALMVASPALAQEEAVLNVYNWSDYIAEDTIANFEAETGIKVNYDVYDNNEIVDAKLLAGNSGYDIVVPSGNFLERQIQAGLILELDKSKLPNLSNLDPAVMTTAAEQDPDNAHAVPYMINTIGYGYNVAKVTEILGADAPTDSWDLIFKPEYAEKLAACGISLLDSPSEVTGIALNYLGLDPNSESADDLAKAEALLTSIKPYIRYFHSSQYIDDLGNGETCVALGYSGDIFQSIDAGANAATPVEVRYVIPKEGAATLFDFLAIPADAPHPDNAHKFINYILEPQVVAAITNYVFYANPNLKATEFVNDDVKNNPGIYPPAETIAKAFVMKAHTPEFEETLTRTWTRIKTGQ, from the coding sequence ATGAACAAGACGCTCGCACTTGCCTTGGGGGCACTCATGGTGGCCTCCCCGGCCCTGGCCCAGGAAGAAGCCGTTCTCAACGTCTACAATTGGTCCGACTATATTGCCGAAGACACCATCGCCAATTTCGAGGCCGAAACCGGCATCAAGGTGAATTACGACGTCTACGACAATAACGAGATCGTCGACGCCAAGCTGCTGGCCGGCAATTCGGGCTACGACATCGTGGTGCCCTCGGGCAATTTCCTCGAGCGCCAGATCCAGGCCGGCCTGATCCTTGAGCTCGACAAATCCAAGCTGCCTAACCTCAGCAATCTCGATCCTGCGGTGATGACGACTGCCGCCGAGCAGGACCCCGACAATGCCCATGCCGTGCCCTATATGATCAACACGATCGGCTATGGCTACAATGTCGCCAAGGTCACCGAAATTCTGGGCGCCGACGCCCCGACCGACAGCTGGGACCTGATCTTCAAGCCCGAATATGCCGAAAAGCTGGCCGCCTGTGGCATCAGCCTGCTCGATAGCCCGTCCGAAGTCACCGGCATCGCGCTCAATTATCTGGGCCTCGACCCCAATTCGGAAAGCGCAGACGACCTGGCCAAGGCCGAAGCGCTGCTGACCAGCATCAAGCCCTATATCCGCTACTTCCACTCGTCCCAGTATATTGACGATCTGGGCAATGGCGAAACCTGCGTGGCCCTGGGCTATTCGGGCGATATCTTCCAGTCGATCGATGCCGGCGCCAATGCCGCAACGCCCGTCGAAGTCCGCTACGTCATCCCCAAGGAAGGCGCCGCGACCCTGTTCGACTTCCTCGCCATCCCGGCTGACGCGCCGCACCCGGATAACGCCCACAAGTTCATCAATTACATTCTTGAACCCCAGGTCGTGGCAGCGATCACCAATTACGTTTTCTATGCCAATCCGAACCTCAAGGCGACCGAGTTCGTCAACGACGACGTCAAGAACAATCCCGGCATCTACCCGCCGGCCGAAACCATCGCCAAAGCCTTCGTCATGAAGGCGCATACGCCTGAATTCGAAGAAACCTTGACCCGCACCTGGACCCGCATCAAAACCGGCCAGTAA
- a CDS encoding pseudouridine-5'-phosphate glycosidase: MSAKAYLSISADVKAALKAGKAVVALESTIITHGMPYPQNLEMAKNVEAVVRAHGAVPATIAIMDGRFCVGVSGEDLERLALEGGKAAKASRRDVSSLLVKGAIAGTTVATTMQIAALAGIHVFATGGIGGVHRGAEDTFDISADLEELSRTPVAVICAGAKSILDIAKTLEVLETNGVPVIGYGTDEFPAFWARKSGHKVDHRFDNVGDIAKVVGMQTDLGMGGVLIANPIPEADELDAASIEARIAEAIRGAEAEGVSRKELTPFLLKRIFELTEGKSLVANIALVENNAKVAAQIAVALAAREVPQPGLRRA, translated from the coding sequence ATGAGCGCCAAGGCTTATCTTTCCATCAGTGCAGACGTGAAGGCCGCGCTCAAGGCCGGCAAGGCCGTGGTGGCGCTGGAATCCACCATCATCACCCATGGCATGCCCTATCCGCAGAACCTGGAAATGGCCAAGAATGTGGAAGCGGTGGTGCGGGCGCATGGCGCGGTGCCGGCCACCATTGCCATCATGGACGGGCGGTTCTGCGTGGGTGTTTCGGGGGAAGACCTGGAGCGGCTGGCGCTGGAAGGCGGCAAGGCCGCCAAGGCGAGCCGGCGCGATGTATCTTCGCTCCTCGTCAAGGGCGCGATTGCCGGCACGACGGTGGCCACCACGATGCAGATTGCGGCGCTGGCGGGCATTCATGTGTTTGCCACCGGCGGCATTGGCGGGGTGCATCGCGGCGCCGAGGACACGTTCGATATTTCGGCTGATCTTGAGGAATTGAGCCGCACGCCGGTGGCGGTCATCTGCGCGGGGGCCAAGTCGATCCTCGATATCGCCAAGACGCTCGAAGTGCTCGAGACCAATGGCGTGCCGGTGATCGGCTATGGCACGGATGAATTCCCCGCCTTCTGGGCGCGCAAGAGCGGGCACAAGGTGGATCACCGTTTCGACAATGTCGGGGACATTGCCAAGGTGGTCGGCATGCAGACCGATCTGGGCATGGGCGGCGTGTTGATCGCCAATCCGATCCCCGAGGCCGATGAGCTCGATGCGGCCTCGATCGAGGCGCGGATTGCCGAGGCCATTCGCGGCGCCGAGGCCGAGGGCGTGAGCCGCAAGGAGCTGACGCCATTCCTGCTCAAGCGCATTTTCGAATTGACCGAGGGCAAGTCGCTGGTGGCCAATATTGCGCTGGTCGAGAACAATGCCAAGGTCGCGGCGCAGATCGCGGTGGCGCTGGCAGCGCGTGAAGTTCCCCAGCCGGGCCTGCGCCGCGCATGA
- a CDS encoding carbohydrate kinase family protein, with protein MSAKVLVVGDVMTDIIVVPEGPLVKGSDRRATVRHRPGGSGANQAVWLGAMGADVVFAARVGADDLARLEDYFRGRGVTPVLAGDADLPSGVLVTMVDPDGERSFLTDRGANLNLSSDDLPATLLDGIGMVMVSGYSFFAERPRLAVQGLLAEAKARGIAVAIDPASEGFLAEVGVERFIEWTRGADWLFANEDEAAALCGARGFEACVVALGAHYQRVVLKRGRHGAALGGRNGVELTLPARVVEMVDSTGAGDAFAAGFVAALLAGDDTGRAMGKAIAAGAKAVQSIGGQPS; from the coding sequence ATGAGTGCAAAAGTCCTCGTCGTCGGGGATGTGATGACCGATATCATCGTGGTGCCCGAGGGGCCCCTTGTCAAAGGCAGCGACAGGCGCGCCACGGTGCGCCATCGCCCCGGCGGGTCGGGGGCCAATCAGGCGGTGTGGCTGGGCGCCATGGGCGCCGATGTGGTGTTTGCCGCGCGGGTGGGTGCCGATGATCTTGCCCGGCTTGAGGATTATTTCCGGGGACGGGGCGTTACGCCGGTGCTGGCGGGGGATGCCGATCTGCCCTCGGGCGTATTGGTGACCATGGTCGATCCGGATGGGGAGCGCAGTTTCCTCACCGACCGGGGGGCCAATCTCAATCTGTCCTCTGATGACCTGCCGGCCACGCTGCTGGACGGGATCGGCATGGTCATGGTGTCGGGCTACAGCTTTTTTGCCGAGCGGCCGCGGCTGGCGGTGCAGGGCCTGTTGGCAGAGGCCAAGGCGCGGGGGATTGCGGTGGCGATCGATCCGGCCTCGGAGGGGTTTCTGGCGGAGGTGGGCGTCGAGCGGTTTATCGAGTGGACCCGTGGCGCTGATTGGCTGTTTGCCAATGAGGATGAGGCCGCGGCGCTGTGCGGGGCGAGGGGGTTCGAAGCCTGCGTGGTGGCGCTGGGTGCGCATTACCAGCGGGTGGTGCTCAAACGCGGGCGGCATGGCGCGGCGCTGGGCGGGCGCAATGGGGTGGAACTGACGCTGCCGGCGCGGGTCGTGGAAATGGTGGATTCGACGGGGGCGGGGGACGCCTTTGCGGCCGGGTTCGTGGCGGCGCTGCTGGCGGGAGATGACACCGGGCGCGCGATGGGCAAGGCTATCGCGGCAGGGGCTAAAGCGGTGCAGTCCATCGGCGGTCAGCCCAGCTGA
- a CDS encoding DUF1304 domain-containing protein, producing MSFIAPILVALVALIHIYILVLEMFLWTKPQGRKAFGSTAEFAEQTKVLAANQGLYNGFLAAGLIWGLLQPEPGFGWQIQLFFLACVAVAGLYGAVSVGPKILLVQTVPAVLAILALIFL from the coding sequence ATGAGTTTTATCGCTCCCATACTCGTTGCGCTGGTGGCGCTGATCCATATCTACATTCTCGTGCTCGAAATGTTCTTGTGGACCAAGCCGCAGGGTCGCAAGGCCTTTGGCAGCACGGCGGAATTTGCGGAGCAGACCAAGGTGCTCGCGGCCAATCAGGGGCTGTATAACGGCTTCCTGGCCGCGGGACTGATCTGGGGGCTGTTGCAGCCCGAGCCGGGTTTCGGCTGGCAGATCCAGCTGTTCTTTTTGGCCTGCGTGGCGGTGGCCGGGCTTTATGGCGCGGTGAGCGTGGGGCCGAAAATTCTACTGGTGCAGACCGTGCCGGCGGTGCTGGCGATATTGGCTTTGATCTTTTTGTGA
- a CDS encoding 2-keto-4-pentenoate hydratase, whose product MASELTDLLLAARRSGVAVDPLDPALVPASVEAAYAVQNEIVAALGPVGAWKVTPKPADGPCFAAPILKSGVYQSGATLKAADLPGIGIEVEVAVTIGQDLPGKPGGYGPEDIKAALGSIHVAIEVLATRYKDRKAVPQLAGIADLQSSGAVIVGPPVPASSLPEFGQQAMALAYDGIETKTTAGNADTDNVLAALAWLADHAAARGLPLTAGTVVITGARIGPADVSAKLISAEAPGLGRVAFNLV is encoded by the coding sequence ATGGCTTCCGAATTGACTGACTTGCTGCTGGCTGCCCGCCGTTCTGGTGTGGCGGTCGATCCGCTGGACCCGGCCTTGGTGCCGGCCAGTGTCGAGGCGGCCTATGCGGTGCAGAATGAGATCGTTGCGGCGCTCGGCCCGGTCGGGGCCTGGAAGGTGACGCCCAAGCCGGCTGATGGGCCGTGCTTTGCCGCGCCGATCCTCAAGTCGGGGGTCTATCAATCGGGGGCGACGCTCAAGGCGGCCGATCTGCCGGGGATCGGCATCGAGGTCGAGGTGGCGGTGACCATCGGCCAGGACCTGCCGGGCAAGCCGGGCGGCTATGGGCCAGAGGATATCAAGGCGGCGCTGGGCAGCATTCACGTTGCCATCGAAGTGCTGGCGACCCGTTACAAGGATCGCAAGGCGGTGCCGCAATTGGCAGGCATTGCCGATCTGCAGAGCAGCGGCGCGGTGATCGTCGGCCCGCCGGTGCCGGCTTCGAGCCTGCCCGAATTCGGCCAGCAGGCCATGGCGCTGGCCTATGACGGGATCGAGACCAAGACCACGGCGGGCAATGCCGATACGGACAATGTGCTGGCGGCGCTCGCCTGGCTGGCCGATCACGCGGCAGCGCGCGGACTGCCGCTGACGGCGGGAACAGTGGTGATTACCGGCGCGCGGATCGGGCCAGCCGATGTGTCCGCCAAGCTGATCAGCGCCGAAGCGCCAGGGCTAGGCCGGGTGGCGTTCAACCTGGTCTAG
- a CDS encoding FadR/GntR family transcriptional regulator produces MKDSNASVARHSGELIAALSGRRPSRNLHSDVMWRLGLAIVSGRYAEGSILPADSELLAEFGVSRTVLREALKSLAAKGMIEARARIGTRVLPRGRWNLFDSDVLAWHFELGPDVTFLRSLSEVRIGIEIEAAALAAERRNPEQAQDLLELADQMGTAETPEEFARYDLQFHRAVALVSANPFMASISALVELALTASFTISSPIMVPGALEAAVRSHRRIAQAIAAGAPQEARDAMKAVITEGFTRAAERLQTR; encoded by the coding sequence GTGAAAGACAGCAATGCGAGCGTGGCGCGGCATTCGGGCGAATTGATCGCCGCCCTGTCCGGCCGCCGGCCCTCGCGCAATCTGCATTCCGATGTGATGTGGCGGCTGGGCCTCGCCATCGTCTCGGGCCGCTATGCCGAAGGCTCCATCCTGCCTGCCGACAGCGAATTGCTCGCCGAATTTGGCGTCTCCCGCACTGTGCTGCGCGAAGCGCTCAAGAGCCTTGCCGCCAAGGGCATGATCGAGGCCCGCGCCCGCATCGGCACCCGCGTGCTGCCGCGCGGCCGCTGGAACCTGTTCGATAGCGATGTGCTGGCCTGGCATTTCGAACTGGGCCCCGATGTCACCTTCCTGCGCAGTCTCTCCGAAGTGCGCATTGGCATCGAAATCGAGGCGGCGGCTCTGGCGGCCGAACGGCGCAACCCGGAACAGGCACAGGACCTGCTCGAGCTGGCTGACCAGATGGGCACCGCCGAAACGCCCGAGGAATTTGCCCGCTACGATCTGCAATTCCACCGCGCCGTGGCCTTGGTCTCGGCCAATCCCTTCATGGCCTCCATCTCGGCTTTGGTGGAACTGGCGCTGACCGCCTCCTTCACCATCAGCTCGCCTATCATGGTGCCCGGCGCACTCGAAGCCGCCGTCCGCTCGCATCGCCGCATTGCCCAGGCCATCGCCGCCGGCGCGCCGCAAGAGGCTCGCGACGCCATGAAGGCGGTGATCACCGAAGGCTTTACCCGCGCCGCCGAGCGACTGCAGACGCGCTAG
- a CDS encoding M20/M25/M40 family metallo-hydrolase, which translates to MTSQASLDAVLAQVDAGLDESLERLKALLRIKSISTDPAFAAECQRAADWIVGELSGLGFDAAARPTPGHPVVVAHGPATEGPHVLFYAHYDVQPVDPLNLWHTDPFEPVLKDDGQGRKIIVARGASDDKGQMMTFIEACRAWKAVTGSLPVQVSLMLEGEEESGGKNLPPFMEANKAELGAADIALVCDTDMWDRQTPSITTMLRGLVADEVEITCANKDLHSGMFGNAARNPNQVLAEIIASLRAPDGSVTLPGFYDDVAEISPELRAQWDGLGFDEKAFLGEAGLSLKAGEQNRSVLEMLWSRPTCEINGMIGGYTGDGFKTVIPAKASAKISFRLVSNMDPAKIRAAFRKHVEERVPADCSVKFTPHGGSPAITVPADGKYLQQALTALSGEWDKPAVITGAGGSIPVAGDFKKILGLDTLLIGFAHVDDAIHSPNEKYDLESFHRGIRAWVRVLAGFAAGK; encoded by the coding sequence ATGACCAGCCAAGCCAGCCTCGACGCCGTTCTCGCCCAGGTGGATGCCGGGCTCGATGAGAGCCTGGAACGGCTCAAGGCGCTGCTGCGCATCAAGTCGATTTCCACCGATCCGGCCTTTGCGGCCGAGTGCCAGCGGGCGGCCGATTGGATCGTGGGGGAATTGAGCGGGCTGGGCTTTGACGCGGCCGCGCGGCCGACGCCGGGGCATCCCGTAGTGGTGGCACATGGGCCGGCGACCGAAGGCCCCCATGTGCTGTTTTACGCCCATTATGACGTGCAGCCGGTCGATCCGCTGAACCTCTGGCATACCGATCCGTTCGAGCCGGTGTTGAAAGACGACGGCCAGGGCCGCAAGATCATCGTGGCGCGCGGCGCTTCGGACGACAAGGGCCAGATGATGACCTTTATCGAAGCCTGCCGCGCCTGGAAGGCGGTGACCGGCAGCCTGCCGGTGCAGGTCTCGCTCATGCTCGAAGGCGAGGAAGAAAGCGGCGGCAAGAACCTGCCGCCCTTTATGGAGGCCAACAAGGCCGAGCTGGGCGCTGCCGACATCGCGCTGGTTTGCGACACCGATATGTGGGACCGCCAGACGCCCTCGATTACCACCATGCTGCGGGGGCTGGTGGCCGACGAGGTAGAAATCACCTGCGCCAACAAGGACCTGCATTCGGGCATGTTCGGCAATGCGGCGCGCAATCCCAATCAGGTACTGGCCGAAATTATCGCGAGCCTCCGCGCCCCCGACGGCAGCGTGACCCTGCCGGGCTTTTATGACGACGTAGCCGAGATTTCCCCGGAATTGCGGGCGCAGTGGGACGGGCTGGGTTTTGACGAAAAGGCGTTTCTGGGCGAGGCGGGCCTATCGCTCAAGGCAGGCGAACAGAACCGCAGCGTGCTCGAAATGCTGTGGTCGCGGCCGACCTGCGAAATCAACGGCATGATCGGGGGCTATACCGGGGACGGCTTCAAGACCGTGATCCCTGCCAAGGCCAGCGCCAAGATTTCGTTCCGCCTGGTTTCGAACATGGACCCGGCCAAAATCCGCGCCGCCTTCCGCAAGCATGTGGAGGAGCGTGTGCCCGCCGATTGCTCGGTCAAATTCACCCCGCATGGCGGCTCGCCGGCCATCACCGTGCCGGCCGACGGCAAATATCTGCAGCAGGCGCTGACGGCGCTCTCGGGCGAATGGGACAAGCCGGCGGTGATCACCGGCGCAGGCGGTTCAATTCCGGTAGCAGGCGATTTCAAGAAGATTCTCGGCCTCGATACCCTGCTGATCGGCTTCGCCCATGTGGACGACGCGATCCACTCGCCGAACGAGAAATATGATCTCGAAAGCTTCCACCGCGGCATTCGCGCCTGGGTGCGGGTGCTGGCGGGATTTGCGGCGGGGAAGTAG
- a CDS encoding SDR family oxidoreductase: METLVNQTIIIVGGSSGIGLGIARAALDSGANIVITARSADKLQAAQRSLNGGDRVKAIAADMTAEADIARLFEEVGAFDHLVSTAGTLPPGDPIGQTDMAGMRAFVDNKLIGAIILAKYAVQGLRPGGSITFTSGINKDKPPVPGGSVVSAIAGSFSYFARALALELAPTRVNVVSPGWVDTPMWDILGDAKAGYFADMAARLPARKIPTAADVAAAYIYLMQSNVTTGETLRVDGGHNLI; encoded by the coding sequence ATGGAAACGCTCGTGAACCAGACCATCATCATCGTCGGCGGCAGCTCGGGCATTGGCCTGGGCATTGCCCGGGCCGCGCTCGACAGCGGCGCCAATATCGTGATCACCGCCCGCTCGGCCGACAAACTGCAGGCCGCCCAACGCAGCCTCAATGGCGGCGACCGCGTCAAGGCCATTGCCGCCGACATGACGGCGGAAGCCGACATTGCCCGTCTGTTCGAGGAGGTCGGTGCTTTCGATCACCTCGTATCGACCGCCGGAACCTTGCCACCCGGCGATCCCATCGGCCAAACCGACATGGCGGGCATGCGCGCCTTTGTCGACAACAAGCTGATCGGCGCCATCATACTTGCCAAATACGCGGTGCAGGGCCTGCGCCCCGGCGGCTCCATCACCTTCACCTCGGGGATCAACAAGGATAAGCCACCTGTTCCCGGCGGCTCGGTAGTCTCCGCCATTGCCGGCTCCTTCAGCTATTTCGCCCGCGCCCTGGCGCTCGAGCTGGCGCCCACCCGGGTCAATGTCGTGTCGCCCGGCTGGGTCGATACCCCGATGTGGGACATCCTGGGCGACGCCAAAGCCGGATATTTCGCCGATATGGCCGCCCGCCTGCCGGCGCGAAAAATCCCCACTGCCGCAGACGTCGCCGCCGCCTATATCTACCTCATGCAAAGCAACGTCACGACGGGCGAAACCCTGCGCGTCGATGGCGGCCACAACCTGATTTAA
- a CDS encoding VOC family protein, which translates to MATIHPFLWFNTDAQQARDFYLSVFKNSKALHTTELTDWVAGTNQTVPHATFDFELEGLHLTALNAGPQPPFNTRLSLHIETQDQAETDYYYQALTAGGGREQPCGWLTDKFGVYWQVIPEALPRLSSDPDRAKADRVRQAMYGMHKIIIADLEAAYAGQA; encoded by the coding sequence ATGGCGACGATCCATCCCTTCCTCTGGTTCAACACCGACGCACAGCAGGCGCGTGATTTCTATCTTTCGGTGTTCAAGAACAGCAAGGCGCTGCACACCACCGAACTCACCGATTGGGTAGCGGGAACCAACCAGACGGTGCCTCACGCCACTTTCGATTTCGAGCTGGAAGGCCTGCATCTGACCGCGCTCAATGCCGGGCCGCAGCCGCCCTTCAACACCAGGCTCTCGCTTCACATCGAGACCCAGGACCAGGCCGAGACCGACTATTACTACCAGGCACTCACCGCCGGCGGTGGGCGCGAGCAACCCTGCGGCTGGCTCACCGACAAGTTCGGCGTCTATTGGCAGGTCATTCCCGAAGCTCTGCCGCGGCTCAGTTCCGATCCCGATCGCGCTAAAGCCGACCGGGTTCGCCAGGCCATGTACGGCATGCACAAGATCATCATCGCCGATCTCGAAGCCGCCTATGCCGGTCAGGCCTGA
- a CDS encoding DUF1127 domain-containing protein yields the protein MSTKHAFASVTHVLAGMSGRIRAARSRRQTERVFARFSNHELADMGFERDWDGSAYRPSDYR from the coding sequence ATGAGCACCAAACATGCATTTGCGTCCGTCACCCACGTCCTGGCCGGCATGAGCGGCCGTATCCGGGCTGCGCGCAGCCGGCGCCAGACCGAGCGGGTATTTGCCCGCTTTTCCAATCACGAACTCGCCGACATGGGCTTCGAACGCGATTGGGACGGCTCGGCCTATCGCCCCTCCGACTATCGCTGA
- a CDS encoding transcriptional regulator GcvA, whose amino-acid sequence MARKLPLLTALPSFEAAARLLSFSKAADELHVTHGAISRAIKNLEDQLGVQLFERGTRSVSLTAVGEPYARAVRETLEQLAAATAAATARYSSPTLNVSTSDGFAGRWLVPRLYRFHRAHGDIDVRVSTSGKLTNFLGDGIDVAIRYGGGNYPGLTAEFLTGEEVFPVCSPKLLEGPHPLRTPDDLKHHTLIHDSFPIDWARWLSSAGVEGVDPHGGIAFDSATFAMESAAQGEGVVLGRTMLVAADLAAGRLVRPFAHALKSPSSFYLVHPPAAIRQPKVRAFRDWLLAEVKQG is encoded by the coding sequence ATGGCGCGGAAATTGCCGCTGCTCACGGCCCTGCCGAGCTTTGAGGCGGCGGCGCGGCTGCTGAGTTTTTCCAAGGCCGCGGATGAGCTGCATGTCACCCATGGCGCGATCAGCCGGGCGATCAAGAATCTGGAGGACCAGCTGGGCGTGCAGCTTTTCGAGCGCGGGACGCGATCAGTGAGCCTGACGGCAGTGGGTGAGCCCTATGCGCGGGCCGTGCGCGAGACGCTGGAGCAATTGGCGGCCGCCACCGCTGCGGCGACGGCGCGCTATTCGAGCCCGACCTTGAATGTGAGCACCTCGGACGGCTTTGCCGGGCGGTGGCTGGTGCCGCGCCTCTACCGTTTTCACCGCGCGCATGGCGATATCGATGTGCGGGTTTCAACCAGCGGCAAGCTGACCAATTTTCTGGGAGACGGGATCGATGTGGCCATCCGTTATGGTGGCGGCAATTATCCGGGCCTGACGGCGGAATTTCTCACCGGCGAGGAGGTGTTCCCCGTATGCAGCCCAAAGCTGCTCGAGGGCCCGCACCCGCTCCGCACGCCGGATGATCTCAAGCACCACACGCTGATCCATGACAGCTTCCCGATCGATTGGGCGCGTTGGCTCAGCAGTGCAGGGGTAGAGGGCGTCGACCCGCATGGCGGGATCGCCTTTGACTCCGCCACCTTTGCCATGGAATCTGCCGCACAGGGGGAGGGGGTAGTGTTGGGGCGAACCATGCTGGTCGCCGCCGACCTCGCCGCCGGCCGGCTGGTACGCCCCTTCGCGCACGCCCTCAAGTCGCCCTCCAGCTTCTATCTGGTCCACCCACCCGCCGCGATCCGCCAGCCCAAAGTCCGCGCATTCCGCGACTGGCTGCTGGCAGAGGTCAAACAGGGATAA
- a CDS encoding SDR family oxidoreductase yields MSDRVLLTGISGFLGGHIAMQLLAAGYTVRGSVRSLDKADKVRQTLLKAGADITRLEFVALDLLKDDGWDAAMADCRYLQHTASPFVLRTPKDPDDLIRPAVEGTRRAITAALAANVERIVLTSSIAAMQYGHANYDRLLTEADWTNLDSPQTPAYPRSKTLAEREAWSLVDATGRHDDLAVINPAAILGPLLDEDPGTSAVMVQLLLDGKLPAVPAISIAIVDVRDVAALHVAAMTDPAAGGQRCVAAVETVSMAQLGQLLKPAFPNRRIPTRTLPDWLVRIVGLFNRDIGDNVSELGSPKRFNAHRAPTRLGRPLIGVQQAAIATGKSLVEHGLV; encoded by the coding sequence ATGTCCGACCGCGTCCTTCTGACTGGCATATCCGGATTTCTGGGCGGCCATATCGCCATGCAATTGCTCGCCGCCGGCTATACGGTGCGCGGCAGCGTGCGCAGTCTAGACAAGGCCGACAAGGTGCGCCAGACGCTGCTGAAGGCCGGTGCTGATATCACCAGGCTCGAATTCGTCGCCCTCGACCTGCTGAAGGACGATGGCTGGGACGCGGCCATGGCCGATTGCCGCTATCTGCAACATACCGCCTCCCCCTTCGTGCTGCGCACCCCCAAAGACCCCGATGATCTGATCCGCCCCGCCGTCGAAGGCACGCGCCGCGCGATCACCGCCGCGCTCGCTGCCAATGTCGAGCGCATTGTGCTCACCTCCTCCATCGCCGCCATGCAATATGGTCACGCCAATTACGATCGCCTGCTGACCGAGGCCGATTGGACCAATCTCGATAGCCCGCAAACCCCCGCCTATCCGCGCTCCAAGACCCTGGCCGAGCGCGAGGCCTGGTCGTTGGTCGACGCCACCGGGCGGCACGATGACCTGGCCGTCATCAATCCCGCCGCCATCCTTGGCCCCCTGCTCGACGAAGATCCCGGCACCTCCGCCGTGATGGTGCAGCTCCTGCTCGACGGTAAATTGCCCGCCGTGCCGGCCATTTCCATCGCCATTGTCGATGTCCGCGACGTCGCCGCCCTCCACGTCGCCGCCATGACCGACCCGGCTGCCGGCGGCCAGCGCTGCGTCGCAGCCGTGGAAACCGTCTCCATGGCTCAACTCGGCCAATTGCTCAAACCCGCCTTCCCCAACCGCCGCATTCCAACCCGCACCCTGCCCGATTGGCTGGTGCGAATTGTCGGCCTCTTCAACCGCGACATCGGCGACAATGTCTCCGAACTGGGCAGTCCCAAGCGCTTCAACGCCCACCGCGCCCCCACCCGCCTCGGCCGCCCGCTGATCGGCGTACAGCAAGCCGCCATCGCCACCGGCAAAAGCCTGGTGGAGCACGGGCTGGTTTAG
- a CDS encoding TetR/AcrR family transcriptional regulator, with translation MNLPMPDRVAEKRQRMLVAARDLFLRNGLRGTTMEAIARAAHVAKPTLYAQFADKDAVFNALVETMAGEIHQAIDGGLASEGPAAVRIGRALADKYGLMLHLLDGSPHAAEIYTEQARQPAQYQALDQAVEDKFTAVLDEAGIAQPRDLARLVIAAASGIGRSYRDEASLRAAIMVLCERVILA, from the coding sequence ATGAATCTGCCCATGCCCGATCGCGTGGCCGAAAAGCGCCAGCGCATGCTGGTCGCGGCGCGGGATTTGTTTCTGCGCAATGGCTTGCGCGGCACGACAATGGAGGCCATTGCGCGGGCAGCGCATGTAGCCAAGCCGACGCTCTATGCCCAGTTTGCCGACAAGGACGCGGTGTTCAACGCTCTGGTCGAGACCATGGCGGGGGAAATCCATCAGGCGATCGATGGGGGATTGGCGAGCGAGGGCCCGGCAGCGGTGCGGATCGGGCGGGCGCTGGCGGATAAATATGGCTTGATGCTGCATTTGCTCGATGGCTCGCCCCATGCCGCGGAGATTTACACCGAACAGGCGCGCCAGCCGGCACAATACCAGGCGCTCGACCAGGCGGTGGAGGACAAGTTCACCGCCGTGCTGGACGAGGCGGGGATCGCGCAGCCGCGGGACCTGGCCCGGCTGGTGATCGCGGCGGCGTCGGGAATCGGGCGGAGTTATCGCGACGAGGCGAGCTTGCGGGCGGCGATCATGGTGCTGTGCGAGCGGGTGATCTTGGCGTAG